One genomic region from Sphingobacterium sp. UGAL515B_05 encodes:
- a CDS encoding response regulator — protein sequence MPNSKTLNNLTVGIGFSLVILLISSTASYVGIQEQNKYREELGVTRKIISTSNNVLNSLQGAETGNRGFLLTGKESYLEPFNKALESLPTELKAIETLTRVDPVQKVRVDSLLTAAQWRIEVLKETVATKRNGGVVSLAQLDVSKSAMDKCRKIINDIIQNEDDTINQKSTNLDNSSFITTLFIVISALLSLIITSYFYFRLRADFKKRALLEKSLRDKDEAISRRLNLVQKITNRIALGEYDVKAEEVEDDDLGAIAKSVNRMSKSLKKSFDQLKDNDWLHAGYAKLYTGLVGNKSEETIAVDSIKTLIGYMGAVSGAIYIFNDERLELAGTYGLDKQVQKYFLPGEGYIGQVFTDREPKTLNNLNSADYLVSFANGKINVPHIQLLPMLVDDQVLGVLEVGQMESFTAVEKTFLTECSRQIGIALVSAKGRAKIQTLLEETQVQSEELLTQHAELESLNTELEAQTLRLQSSEEELRVQHEELMQSNQELEERSRLLEDKNLMIAERNQEIQQKAEELALSTKYKSEFLANMSHELRTPLNSILLLSRLLSENVEENLNSDQIESAKVIQSSGTSLLTLIDEILDLSKIESGKMTLEYTRLNLNDILADLNSLFSPVVQEKGLIFRTSISDSVNRSFQGDRLRIDQVLRNLISNAIKFTKEGEVRLEIYEDPSDSDRLVFAVVDSGIGIPLDKQKIIFEAFQQADGSTRRKFGGTGLGLSISREIARLLGGEIKLESEEGKGSTFLFIIPKDKVEVGELLTKEEQLVEEISSEVEEVNEIVKEEAYNPLTIRIPEEVPDDRDTIKDGDKVILIVEDDVNFAKALLKYTHTQNYKGVVVVRGDQALPAAQKYRPVAVLLDIQLPVMDGWAVMDQLKGNKEIRHIPVHIMSSLEVKKESLLKGAIDFINKPVALEQMTSVFQKIESALSRSPKKVLIVEENPKHASALSYFLSSFNISLEVKDNVEDSITALRTADVDCVILDMGVPDEMGYHTLEAIKQHEGLENLPIIIFTGKNLSKSEELKIKKYADSVVVKTAHSYQRILDEVGLFLHLIEVNNSDEAGRKNNGLGTLTDVLKGKNVLVADDDVRNIFSMTKALEKFQVKVIPAMDGREALEVLASAESIDIVLMDMMMPEMDGYETIKNIRQNAKYAGLPIIAVTAKSMIGDREKCIQAGASDYISKPVDIDQLLSLLRVWLYEN from the coding sequence ATGCCAAATAGTAAGACACTCAATAATCTAACGGTCGGAATAGGTTTTTCCTTAGTCATATTGCTGATCAGTTCTACTGCATCTTATGTTGGTATTCAGGAACAAAATAAGTACCGTGAGGAGCTTGGTGTGACAAGGAAGATTATCAGTACATCCAATAATGTACTTAATTCATTACAAGGAGCTGAAACAGGAAACCGGGGTTTTCTTCTGACCGGAAAGGAAAGTTATTTGGAGCCTTTTAATAAAGCATTGGAAAGCTTGCCCACAGAATTAAAGGCTATAGAGACGCTGACCAGGGTAGATCCGGTGCAAAAAGTTCGTGTTGATAGTCTGTTAACTGCGGCACAATGGCGAATAGAAGTTTTAAAGGAGACGGTCGCTACTAAAAGAAACGGTGGTGTGGTTAGCTTGGCTCAGTTGGATGTTAGTAAATCGGCTATGGATAAATGCCGCAAGATTATTAATGATATTATCCAAAATGAAGACGATACAATCAATCAGAAATCTACCAATCTGGACAATTCGTCGTTTATCACGACACTTTTTATCGTTATCAGTGCATTGCTTTCTCTCATTATTACCAGCTATTTTTATTTCAGGTTACGGGCAGATTTCAAAAAGCGCGCTTTGCTAGAAAAATCACTTCGTGACAAGGATGAAGCGATTTCAAGACGATTAAATTTAGTTCAAAAAATAACCAATCGCATCGCATTGGGGGAATATGACGTCAAAGCAGAAGAGGTGGAGGATGATGATTTGGGAGCAATAGCCAAATCGGTCAACCGAATGTCCAAATCGTTGAAGAAATCTTTTGACCAACTTAAAGATAACGACTGGTTGCATGCCGGTTATGCAAAACTCTATACAGGGTTGGTGGGGAATAAGAGTGAAGAAACGATTGCGGTCGATTCTATCAAAACCCTGATCGGATATATGGGGGCTGTTAGTGGTGCAATCTATATCTTTAATGATGAAAGGTTGGAGCTGGCAGGAACGTATGGACTCGATAAACAGGTACAAAAATATTTTTTACCTGGTGAAGGATATATCGGTCAGGTATTTACGGATCGTGAACCAAAGACCTTGAATAATTTGAATTCAGCAGACTATCTCGTGAGTTTTGCCAACGGAAAAATCAATGTACCTCATATTCAGCTTTTACCAATGCTGGTTGATGATCAGGTGCTGGGTGTATTGGAGGTTGGTCAAATGGAGAGTTTTACTGCAGTGGAAAAGACATTTTTGACTGAATGTTCCCGACAGATTGGGATTGCACTGGTTTCAGCAAAAGGAAGGGCGAAAATCCAGACCTTATTGGAGGAAACTCAGGTGCAGTCTGAAGAGCTACTAACGCAACATGCCGAGCTTGAAAGCTTAAATACTGAATTGGAGGCGCAAACATTGCGTTTGCAATCTTCGGAGGAGGAACTTAGAGTGCAGCATGAGGAACTGATGCAGTCCAATCAAGAGCTGGAGGAGCGCTCGCGTTTGCTTGAGGATAAGAATCTGATGATTGCGGAACGGAATCAGGAGATCCAACAAAAAGCTGAGGAGCTGGCACTAAGTACCAAATATAAGTCGGAATTTTTAGCTAATATGTCGCACGAATTGCGTACGCCACTCAACTCGATCTTATTATTGTCGCGCTTATTGTCTGAGAATGTGGAGGAAAATCTGAATTCAGATCAGATTGAGTCAGCCAAAGTTATACAAAGTTCGGGAACAAGTTTGCTCACCTTGATTGATGAGATTCTGGACCTTTCCAAAATTGAATCGGGTAAGATGACCTTGGAATATACAAGGTTGAACCTGAATGATATTTTGGCGGATTTGAATAGTCTGTTTTCGCCTGTTGTACAGGAAAAGGGTTTAATTTTCAGAACAAGTATCAGTGATTCGGTTAACCGGAGCTTTCAAGGTGATCGTTTGCGGATAGATCAAGTACTACGGAATCTAATTTCTAATGCCATTAAATTTACCAAAGAAGGCGAAGTACGTCTGGAAATCTATGAAGATCCAAGCGATAGTGATCGATTGGTGTTCGCTGTAGTCGATTCGGGTATAGGTATTCCGCTTGATAAACAAAAAATCATTTTTGAAGCTTTTCAACAGGCGGATGGATCAACCAGAAGAAAATTTGGTGGTACAGGACTGGGGCTGTCGATTAGCCGGGAGATTGCACGTCTCTTGGGTGGAGAGATCAAGTTGGAGAGTGAAGAAGGGAAGGGCAGTACATTTTTGTTTATTATTCCAAAAGATAAAGTCGAGGTCGGTGAGCTATTAACCAAGGAAGAGCAGCTCGTTGAAGAGATTTCTTCGGAGGTGGAGGAGGTCAATGAAATCGTTAAAGAGGAAGCCTACAATCCGCTTACGATTCGCATTCCGGAGGAGGTGCCGGATGACAGGGATACAATTAAGGACGGTGATAAAGTGATATTGATTGTCGAGGATGATGTTAATTTTGCCAAGGCGCTATTGAAATATACGCACACACAAAATTATAAAGGGGTTGTTGTTGTACGTGGGGACCAAGCGCTACCCGCTGCACAAAAATATCGTCCTGTTGCCGTTTTATTGGACATCCAATTACCAGTAATGGATGGATGGGCCGTGATGGATCAATTGAAGGGAAATAAGGAAATACGACATATCCCTGTGCATATCATGTCATCGCTCGAGGTGAAAAAAGAAAGTTTATTAAAGGGGGCAATTGATTTTATCAATAAGCCTGTTGCCTTGGAGCAAATGACAAGCGTATTTCAAAAGATTGAATCTGCGCTAAGCCGTTCACCCAAGAAGGTGCTTATCGTCGAAGAGAATCCAAAACATGCAAGTGCATTGTCTTATTTTTTAAGTAGTTTTAATATTTCACTTGAAGTAAAAGACAATGTCGAAGATAGTATTACAGCTTTGCGCACAGCCGATGTAGATTGTGTGATTTTGGATATGGGAGTACCTGATGAAATGGGCTACCATACGTTGGAAGCAATCAAACAGCATGAAGGTCTTGAAAATTTGCCCATCATCATCTTTACAGGCAAGAACCTGTCTAAATCTGAGGAACTTAAGATTAAGAAATATGCCGATTCGGTTGTGGTGAAAACAGCACATTCCTATCAACGGATTCTGGATGAAGTCGGCCTGTTTTTGCATTTAATAGAAGTAAATAATTCAGATGAGGCGGGGAGAAAAAACAATGGTCTTGGTACGTTAACCGATGTGCTGAAAGGTAAGAATGTACTTGTTGCAGACGATGATGTTCGTAATATCTTTTCCATGACAAAAGCTTTGGAGAAATTTCAGGTGAAGGTCATTCCAGCAATGGATGGTAGAGAGGCCCTGGAGGTACTTGCTTCGGCTGAATCTATTGATATCGTACTGATGGATATGATGATGCCCGAAATGGACGGTTATGAGACCATCAAAAATATTCGACAAAATGCAAAATATGCAGGACTACCGATCATTGCTGTAACAGCGAAGTCGATGATCGGAGATCGCGAAAAATGCATTCAGGCCGGGGCGTCCGATTATATTTCCAAGCCAGTGGATATTGATCAGCTGTTGTCTTTATTGCGTGTGTGGCTATATGAAAATTAG
- a CDS encoding response regulator — MDQNKVILIVDDDQRNIFALRLTLKAKGYQVLSSATAREAITLLESDNDIALVLLDMMMPEIDGYETIRLIRDSERISELPIIAVTAQAMSGDREKCLEAGAQSYVSKPIDVDKLMYEIERLI; from the coding sequence ATGGATCAGAACAAAGTGATATTGATCGTCGACGACGATCAGCGTAATATTTTTGCCTTACGACTAACTTTAAAGGCTAAGGGGTATCAGGTCTTGAGTAGTGCCACTGCCCGCGAAGCAATTACATTATTGGAGTCGGATAATGACATTGCACTGGTTTTGCTGGATATGATGATGCCGGAGATTGATGGTTATGAAACGATTCGATTGATCCGAGATTCGGAACGAATTAGTGAACTTCCTATCATTGCTGTGACGGCACAAGCAATGAGCGGAGATCGGGAAAAATGTTTGGAAGCTGGAGCGCAATCGTATGTTTCGAAACCGATTGATGTGGATAAATTGATGTATGAAATTGAACGATTGATCTAG
- a CDS encoding ATP-dependent DNA ligase has protein sequence MKKFATLIHALDSSNKTNLKKEAVLHFFREASEKDKLWFLALMTGKRPKRSIAVKDLKTWTLEITEIPEWLFVESYATVGDLSETLALLLPPASQLIEKSLSDWMDEIIALQNASIAEKKAFVLRSWNGLSTVERFIFNKLLGGSFRLGISAKGLINALAQYTGTEASAVAHSIMGDWNPHEVKFEKLIRGTYSDTNLSKPYPFCLAYPIEKEPEELGPIKTWQIEYKWDGIRGQLIKRSGDIHIWSRGEELVTAQFPEITTALSQWSGSFVLDGEILAVKDDRVLNFSELQKRINRKTIPKALREEVPISVYLYDLLELNGMDLRQEPLAYRRVQLEELYAANPGTILKLSPLIHAEDWTALQQIQTAARELNSEGIMLKKMDSPYYAGRKKGGWWKWKVNPMSIDAVLIYAQKGSGRRSAHYTDYTFAVKDGDQLVTIAKAYSGLTDKEILEVSRFVKRNSLEKFGPVRTVRPELVFEIAFEGIGYSKRHKSGVALRFPRILRWRKDKTATEIDTLDDIKQLIQ, from the coding sequence ATGAAAAAATTTGCAACATTGATACATGCTCTCGACAGCAGCAACAAGACCAATTTGAAAAAAGAGGCTGTTTTGCATTTTTTCAGGGAAGCCTCTGAAAAAGATAAACTTTGGTTTCTCGCTTTGATGACAGGGAAAAGGCCGAAACGGAGTATCGCGGTCAAGGACCTCAAAACCTGGACTTTAGAAATAACAGAAATTCCCGAATGGTTATTTGTTGAATCCTATGCTACCGTAGGTGATCTATCCGAAACCTTGGCTCTACTTTTGCCACCGGCATCGCAACTGATAGAGAAAAGCCTTAGCGACTGGATGGATGAAATCATTGCCTTACAAAATGCATCCATCGCAGAGAAAAAAGCTTTCGTTCTTCGATCCTGGAACGGGCTAAGCACCGTCGAGCGCTTTATTTTTAACAAACTTCTGGGCGGAAGCTTCCGTTTGGGCATTTCAGCAAAAGGCTTAATCAATGCCCTTGCTCAATATACAGGTACTGAGGCGAGTGCGGTAGCGCACAGCATCATGGGCGATTGGAATCCACATGAAGTCAAATTTGAAAAACTTATTCGTGGCACATATAGTGACACCAACTTATCCAAACCTTATCCTTTCTGCCTCGCCTATCCTATTGAAAAAGAACCAGAAGAACTAGGTCCAATTAAGACATGGCAAATCGAATATAAATGGGATGGAATACGCGGTCAGCTTATCAAGCGCAGCGGGGACATACACATCTGGTCACGCGGGGAAGAACTTGTTACAGCCCAGTTTCCCGAAATTACTACGGCGCTCAGTCAATGGAGCGGAAGCTTTGTGCTTGATGGGGAGATTCTCGCGGTTAAAGACGATCGTGTACTTAATTTTTCAGAACTACAAAAACGGATCAATCGCAAAACAATCCCAAAGGCTTTGCGTGAGGAAGTACCTATTTCAGTCTACCTTTATGATCTCTTAGAACTGAATGGAATGGATCTCCGTCAGGAGCCTCTTGCATACAGGCGTGTACAGCTGGAAGAACTTTATGCAGCCAATCCGGGTACCATATTAAAACTATCACCGTTGATACATGCCGAGGACTGGACAGCCCTTCAACAAATCCAAACTGCAGCACGCGAGCTTAACAGTGAGGGCATCATGCTCAAGAAAATGGATTCACCTTATTACGCCGGTCGCAAAAAAGGAGGCTGGTGGAAGTGGAAAGTCAATCCGATGAGTATAGATGCTGTACTCATCTACGCACAAAAAGGTAGCGGTCGGCGGAGTGCACATTACACAGATTATACCTTTGCCGTAAAAGATGGCGATCAGTTGGTCACGATCGCTAAAGCCTATTCGGGGCTTACAGACAAGGAAATCCTTGAAGTAAGCCGGTTTGTCAAACGAAATTCACTGGAAAAATTTGGCCCCGTCCGCACGGTTAGACCCGAGCTTGTCTTTGAGATTGCCTTTGAAGGGATAGGATACAGCAAAAGACACAAATCTGGCGTAGCATTACGCTTTCCAAGGATTTTACGCTGGCGAAAGGACAAAACAGCGACAGAGATCGACACCCTTGACGATATAAAACAATTGATTCAATAA
- a CDS encoding ligase-associated DNA damage response exonuclease has product MIRFTSKGIYCIPGKFYLDPWKPVDLAVISHGHADHAHWGMKKYLCHHFTVNILRSRIGPDIQIQGIAYNEPVHINGVRVSLHPAGHIIGSAQIRLEYKGKVVVFTGDYKIQEDGLCTPFEPMKCHELITESTFGLPIYRWESVAVQNERLQSWIKNNQSNHKTSVFIGYSLGKSQRILNAVHEMGPVYVHYSIAKLNEAYSQAGVKLPPYQIADVKSAPKELDKQIVLLPPALLDSQLLQKIPNVAYAICSGWMQIRGARRWRSADAGFAISDHADWSGLLQAVRGSSAEKVYVTHGQTATFAKYLNEIGIEAEEVTTQYGDEEDPQVQTT; this is encoded by the coding sequence ATGATACGTTTTACATCAAAAGGCATATACTGCATTCCCGGTAAGTTTTATCTCGACCCATGGAAGCCTGTTGATTTGGCTGTTATTTCTCATGGCCATGCAGATCATGCCCACTGGGGAATGAAGAAGTACCTCTGTCATCATTTCACAGTCAATATTCTTCGGAGCCGGATCGGTCCAGATATTCAAATCCAGGGAATCGCTTACAATGAACCTGTCCACATCAATGGTGTCAGAGTTTCCCTGCACCCCGCCGGACATATCATTGGTTCTGCCCAGATTCGCCTGGAGTATAAAGGTAAAGTTGTCGTATTTACTGGCGATTACAAAATTCAGGAGGATGGCTTATGTACACCATTTGAGCCGATGAAATGCCATGAGCTCATTACAGAAAGTACTTTCGGTCTTCCGATTTATCGATGGGAGTCTGTAGCGGTACAAAATGAACGACTGCAATCTTGGATTAAGAACAACCAAAGCAATCATAAGACATCCGTTTTTATAGGGTATTCGCTTGGAAAATCGCAGCGTATTCTAAATGCTGTACATGAAATGGGTCCAGTATATGTACATTACAGTATTGCTAAATTAAATGAGGCCTACAGCCAGGCAGGTGTAAAACTACCACCCTATCAGATTGCGGACGTAAAATCAGCTCCAAAAGAACTAGACAAGCAGATTGTATTGCTTCCGCCAGCACTGCTGGACAGCCAGCTCCTTCAAAAAATACCCAATGTTGCCTATGCCATCTGTTCGGGCTGGATGCAAATCCGTGGGGCGCGACGATGGCGCAGCGCAGATGCTGGTTTTGCAATCAGTGACCACGCCGACTGGTCAGGTTTATTGCAGGCAGTACGTGGCAGTTCGGCCGAAAAAGTATATGTGACCCACGGGCAAACAGCTACCTTTGCCAAATATCTCAATGAAATCGGCATTGAAGCGGAAGAGGTCACCACACAGTATGGTGATGAAGAAGATCCCCAAGTCCAAACGACTTAA
- a CDS encoding ATP-binding protein, producing the protein MILIVDDNPDNIYSLQKLLESKNFKVDTAQSGEEALKKILKYNYALIILDVQMPDMDGFEVAENIAGFSKTKETPIIFLSAVNTDKRFITKGYDSGGLDYVTKPVDPDILMLKVKTFYRLYEQTQALKDIQQTLELEVERRKQAQQELRSKVDYLHTLLESLPQIAFTCDSAGNIDFVNGRWFQFSDDASKFPQIYPGDQSIEKELQASLRSGEPLEMEVRIQRRPCGEYLYQLLRVWPILENGASKWVGTFTDIDAQKKAEKEKDEFLSIASHELKTPLTSIKAYMQLLDRKLKLEEESAEAKYVTRVQGQVDKLNSLISDLLDLSKIDNGKLLINKKVFSLEHMVKSAVDSIVQTHDQSSMKLFRRGDITDVQIYGDEIRLEQVLVNFLTNAYKYAAGTEKVIVDCSIVDSNVKISVIDFGIGIPEEKQGDVFEKFYRVEETSFDFQGLGIGLYICAEIIRAHHGTIAVESSGGQGATFYFTLPLNLPLDAK; encoded by the coding sequence ATGATATTAATTGTTGATGATAATCCGGATAATATTTACTCTTTGCAAAAATTACTGGAATCCAAAAATTTTAAAGTTGATACCGCTCAATCTGGGGAAGAAGCTTTAAAAAAGATCTTAAAATATAATTATGCATTAATCATATTGGATGTTCAGATGCCAGATATGGATGGCTTTGAAGTCGCTGAAAATATAGCGGGATTTAGCAAAACAAAGGAAACTCCGATCATATTTTTGTCTGCTGTAAATACGGATAAACGCTTTATCACCAAGGGTTATGATTCGGGTGGATTGGATTATGTGACCAAGCCTGTGGATCCCGACATCCTGATGTTGAAAGTTAAAACATTTTATCGGTTGTATGAACAGACCCAAGCGCTTAAAGATATTCAACAAACTTTAGAACTTGAGGTAGAACGGCGCAAGCAGGCACAGCAGGAACTGCGGTCTAAGGTGGACTATTTGCATACGCTTTTGGAGTCTTTACCTCAAATTGCTTTTACCTGTGACAGTGCAGGAAATATTGATTTTGTGAATGGACGCTGGTTTCAGTTTTCTGATGATGCCTCAAAATTCCCACAGATCTATCCTGGCGATCAATCAATCGAAAAAGAGCTTCAAGCGAGTCTTCGCTCTGGAGAACCCTTGGAAATGGAAGTACGTATTCAAAGGAGGCCATGTGGGGAATACCTATATCAGCTTTTGCGTGTGTGGCCAATTTTGGAGAATGGAGCGAGTAAGTGGGTCGGGACTTTTACAGATATCGATGCACAAAAAAAAGCTGAAAAGGAAAAAGATGAGTTCCTGAGTATCGCGAGTCACGAGTTGAAAACACCTTTAACAAGTATTAAAGCGTATATGCAATTGCTCGACCGTAAACTTAAGCTGGAGGAGGAAAGTGCTGAGGCAAAGTATGTTACCCGGGTTCAGGGCCAAGTTGACAAACTCAACAGTCTTATTTCTGATCTTTTGGATCTGTCAAAGATCGATAATGGGAAGCTGCTGATCAATAAAAAGGTATTTTCTCTCGAGCATATGGTCAAGAGTGCCGTTGACTCCATTGTTCAAACGCATGATCAAAGCAGCATGAAGCTTTTCCGGCGAGGGGATATTACGGACGTACAGATTTATGGTGATGAGATCCGTCTAGAGCAGGTGTTGGTTAATTTTTTGACGAATGCATATAAATATGCTGCGGGAACGGAAAAAGTAATTGTTGACTGCTCTATTGTAGACAGCAACGTGAAAATAAGTGTAATAGATTTTGGGATCGGCATTCCAGAAGAGAAGCAAGGTGATGTGTTTGAGAAATTTTATCGTGTGGAAGAAACGTCGTTCGATTTTCAGGGGCTTGGGATAGGACTTTATATCTGTGCTGAAATTATTCGCGCCCATCATGGAACCATTGCTGTTGAAAGTTCGGGTGGACAAGGGGCGACATTTTATTTTACCTTACCTTTAAATTTACCTCTAGATGCCAAATAG